The Neorhodopirellula lusitana genome includes a window with the following:
- a CDS encoding ATP-binding response regulator: protein MSACVLIFESDPVVLARLVSTLSAGGYRCLAAETQAKALQFLDEEQTDLMVTEVPSMSGRRRSDRSVDAVGAHASELTPHFERDAGSDSGAVDAAPLNRWMEELRGKAPHLPIVLLTRPGAEHVACEALLRSAASYVPESLVETALVDTVGQVIAVGRNAINATDLEQCVSRTKLELVLPSQESLVPSIIAKLEQTAEQLGLFDEMIWTQVAMALDEAILNAMIHGNLEVQSSLREVDDGKAYWDLIVSRRESSPYAERRTFVTLTATRSQAVFVIRDEGPGFDLSQIPDPDDPANLESIGGRGLLLINAFMDEVHHNESGNEITMIKRKSAGPLDEN, encoded by the coding sequence TTGAGTGCTTGCGTCCTGATCTTCGAATCGGACCCAGTCGTCCTCGCTAGGCTAGTGTCCACGCTTTCGGCGGGCGGATACCGGTGCTTGGCGGCGGAGACTCAAGCGAAGGCTTTGCAGTTTTTGGATGAAGAGCAAACTGACTTGATGGTGACCGAAGTCCCGTCCATGTCTGGTCGTCGCCGATCGGATCGTTCGGTTGACGCGGTGGGAGCCCATGCGAGCGAGTTGACGCCCCATTTCGAACGAGACGCCGGTTCGGATTCGGGTGCTGTGGACGCCGCGCCGCTGAACCGTTGGATGGAAGAGCTCCGCGGGAAAGCTCCGCACTTGCCGATTGTCTTGCTAACCCGTCCGGGTGCGGAGCATGTCGCGTGTGAGGCGCTATTGCGAAGTGCGGCTTCCTATGTTCCCGAGAGCTTGGTCGAAACCGCGCTTGTCGATACCGTGGGCCAAGTGATCGCGGTGGGACGCAATGCAATCAATGCCACTGATCTAGAGCAGTGTGTGTCTAGGACGAAGCTTGAACTCGTCCTGCCTAGCCAAGAGTCACTGGTCCCGTCGATCATCGCGAAGTTGGAACAAACCGCAGAACAGCTGGGGTTGTTCGACGAGATGATTTGGACGCAGGTCGCGATGGCGTTGGACGAGGCGATTTTGAACGCCATGATTCATGGGAACTTGGAAGTCCAATCGAGCCTTCGCGAAGTGGATGATGGGAAAGCGTATTGGGACCTGATTGTAAGTCGACGAGAAAGCTCACCCTACGCCGAACGTCGTACCTTCGTCACTTTAACGGCCACACGCAGCCAAGCTGTCTTTGTGATTCGCGACGAAGGTCCTGGTTTTGATCTGTCGCAGATTCCTGATCCTGATGACCCCGCGAACTTGGAAAGCATTGGTGGTCGTGGGCTTCTGCTAATTAATGCATTTATGGACGAAGTCCACCATAACGAATCCGGAAACGAGATTACGATGATCAAGCGTAAATCCGCCGGTCCCCTAGATGAAAACTAA
- a CDS encoding glycoside hydrolase family 16 protein, translated as MPARLRFTAAILLGGFFLGPVSHHLTAAEGGNPDQGAPVEVAPGGQVVASADNPDASSQWVPEGKWELTWADEFSGKGMPEKWYPMLGYDPEAFKKNEAKGLRWSGATEDSAWMYSTKTGNHILNGSGQLVLRITADKTQSNEHGPKVNAAYLLSGYPDKWDSTEPNNAKWAGKFVSPKEGPLYVSASVRTDQVLGYSTWFAFWLFTETRAYNDEPANGTEVDIVEIVKGEPDYMKYCFNVANHWAKSGGSESKQFNAASRPRPQNYVDVNDKQYHTYGLEWSTDSMKCYVDGKLYYTFTENIPSDPVDMMMLLTMEFKPDSWDPNQGDGRTEGPCVKENDKMREMSRALVDYVRVFKKQP; from the coding sequence ATGCCCGCCAGACTCCGATTTACAGCCGCCATCCTGTTGGGTGGCTTTTTTCTTGGCCCTGTTAGCCATCATTTGACCGCAGCGGAAGGAGGTAATCCCGATCAGGGGGCCCCCGTCGAAGTGGCTCCCGGCGGTCAGGTTGTTGCGTCCGCTGACAATCCCGATGCGTCCTCGCAATGGGTTCCCGAGGGAAAGTGGGAGCTTACGTGGGCCGACGAGTTCTCGGGAAAAGGCATGCCGGAAAAATGGTACCCGATGTTGGGCTATGACCCCGAGGCGTTCAAAAAGAACGAAGCAAAGGGCTTGCGGTGGAGTGGTGCAACGGAGGACTCCGCATGGATGTATAGCACCAAGACCGGTAACCACATTTTGAATGGTTCCGGTCAACTCGTGCTCCGGATCACTGCTGACAAAACTCAGTCCAACGAACACGGGCCTAAGGTCAACGCCGCCTATTTGTTGTCGGGGTACCCTGACAAGTGGGACAGCACTGAGCCGAACAACGCGAAGTGGGCCGGGAAATTTGTGAGCCCGAAAGAGGGCCCGCTGTACGTCAGTGCGAGCGTTCGTACCGACCAGGTCCTCGGCTATTCAACTTGGTTTGCGTTTTGGTTGTTTACCGAGACGCGTGCTTACAATGACGAACCAGCGAACGGTACTGAAGTCGATATTGTTGAGATCGTGAAAGGCGAACCCGACTACATGAAGTACTGCTTCAATGTCGCCAACCACTGGGCCAAGAGCGGTGGTTCGGAATCCAAGCAGTTCAACGCTGCTTCCCGCCCGCGACCTCAAAACTACGTCGACGTCAATGATAAGCAGTACCATACTTATGGGCTGGAATGGTCGACGGACTCGATGAAGTGCTACGTCGACGGCAAGCTGTACTACACCTTCACCGAGAACATCCCGTCGGATCCCGTGGACATGATGATGTTGTTGACGATGGAGTTTAAGCCGGACTCTTGGGATCCTAACCAGGGCGATGGCCGCACCGAGGGTCCTTGCGTCAAGGAAAATGACAAGATGCGGGAAATGTCTCGCGCGTTGGTCGACTACGTTCGAGTTTTTAAGAAGCAGCCCTAG
- the recA gene encoding recombinase RecA yields MAKKPRMATAAASKGVKLDPGMKRILEKEPGLKTTLQQIEKSFGDGAIMPLGASHKLSIDGIPTGSLSLDMALGGQGIPRGRIIEVFGPESSGKTTLALHIGAEAQKMGGIAAIIDAEHAFDPSWAKKLGVELDSLLVSQPSSGEEAMQICEMLVKSNAVDVIIIDSVAALVPKAELEGEIGDSHVGLQARLMSQSMRKLTGAIAKSKSAVVFINQIREKVGVMFGSPETTPGGRALKFYCSCRIDVRRIGALKDGEEQVGQRVKAKIVKNKVAPPFRIAEFDMMHSCGISFEGDLLDLGTEHKVVNRSGAWFKYGETYLGQGKEKARNFLIENPDIRDEIKHKVLAAGGYMEPLKEDLEADEAVEDAESVSNS; encoded by the coding sequence ATGGCTAAGAAACCACGCATGGCAACTGCAGCGGCTTCCAAAGGTGTTAAGCTCGATCCGGGCATGAAGCGAATTTTGGAAAAAGAACCCGGTCTGAAAACCACTCTTCAGCAGATCGAAAAGTCCTTCGGGGACGGGGCTATCATGCCTCTTGGGGCATCTCACAAGCTGTCGATCGATGGCATTCCAACAGGATCGCTCTCGCTCGACATGGCTCTGGGCGGGCAAGGGATTCCACGAGGACGAATCATTGAAGTCTTCGGTCCGGAATCCAGCGGTAAAACAACCCTGGCACTACACATTGGTGCCGAGGCCCAAAAAATGGGCGGCATCGCAGCGATCATCGATGCGGAACACGCTTTTGACCCCAGTTGGGCCAAGAAACTAGGTGTGGAGCTGGATAGCCTGCTCGTTAGCCAGCCTAGCAGCGGTGAAGAGGCGATGCAGATTTGTGAGATGTTGGTCAAGAGTAACGCTGTCGACGTCATCATCATCGACTCTGTCGCCGCGTTGGTGCCGAAGGCTGAGCTTGAAGGTGAAATCGGGGACAGCCACGTTGGTCTGCAGGCTCGATTGATGAGTCAGTCGATGCGGAAGTTGACCGGAGCGATCGCCAAAAGCAAGTCGGCGGTCGTCTTTATCAACCAGATTCGCGAGAAGGTTGGTGTGATGTTCGGTAGCCCCGAAACCACTCCCGGCGGTCGAGCACTGAAGTTCTACTGCTCTTGCCGGATCGATGTCCGCCGAATCGGTGCTTTGAAGGATGGCGAAGAACAGGTTGGTCAACGCGTCAAAGCCAAGATCGTCAAGAATAAGGTCGCTCCACCTTTCCGGATCGCTGAATTTGACATGATGCACTCCTGTGGGATCAGTTTCGAAGGCGATTTGTTGGATCTGGGGACAGAACACAAAGTCGTCAATCGCAGCGGGGCATGGTTCAAGTACGGTGAGACCTATCTCGGTCAGGGTAAAGAGAAAGCACGTAACTTCTTGATTGAAAATCCTGACATTCGGGACGAGATCAAGCATAAAGTGCTGGCTGCTGGTGGCTACATGGAGCCGCTTAAGGAGGACCTCGAAGCTGATGAAGCGGTTGAGGATGCCGAATCGGTTTCCAACAGCTAA
- the sufU gene encoding Fe-S cluster assembly sulfur transfer protein SufU yields MASEQDIYEEHVLDHYEDPYHRGLCEDATHAHAGNNPLCGDKVHVDLRLDDQGRVAEAWFEGDGCVISQASASMLIEAIEGKTIDEVKEFSANEMLDLFGPKLTPNRQKCCLLVWKVVQSALHSPVGEGSDEEEDMSSSFGGPSLGEEQ; encoded by the coding sequence ATGGCCAGCGAGCAAGACATCTACGAAGAACACGTTTTGGATCACTACGAGGATCCGTATCACCGTGGTTTATGCGAAGACGCGACTCACGCACACGCCGGGAACAACCCGCTTTGTGGGGACAAAGTCCATGTGGATTTGCGTCTCGACGATCAGGGCCGGGTTGCGGAGGCTTGGTTCGAGGGGGATGGTTGCGTGATCAGCCAGGCCTCGGCATCGATGTTGATCGAGGCGATTGAGGGCAAGACGATCGACGAGGTCAAAGAGTTTTCCGCCAACGAGATGCTTGACCTGTTTGGTCCCAAGCTGACGCCCAATCGCCAGAAATGCTGCCTGCTGGTTTGGAAGGTGGTTCAATCGGCGCTGCATAGTCCGGTCGGCGAAGGCAGTGATGAGGAAGAGGACATGTCGTCGTCTTTCGGCGGCCCGTCGCTGGGTGAAGAGCAATGA
- a CDS encoding aminotransferase class V-fold PLP-dependent enzyme, translating to MIAPLEVEAIRRDFPVLERDTDSGHRLVYFDNAASTQRPVAVIEAMNDCYRHYYSNVHRGIHTLSEESTRAYEAARQITADFLNAASTREVIFAAGTTAAINTVARSWGDANIGKGDVILLLISEHHANIVPWHQLAERTGCVVKFVPIDDEFLIRDEVITKHLAEHQPKLFAFGAASNTLGTEYPVQRWTQMGHDAGATVLVDAAQAAPHWAIDVQAWDADFVVFSGHKVCGPTGIGVLYGKEALLEAAPPFLGGGGMISRVTVDGFTTHELPEKFEAGTPPIVEAVGLGAALTYLQNLGMDRIHQHEQRLGTRCDQGLREIEGVRVIGPQPEHKGGINSFVIQGVHSHDVSQFLDGRGVAVRAGHHCTMPLHDALGVTATARASCYLYNTEDEVDVFLQAVRDVRAKFAPTGRRRRRRSETSGDSPADSAKLTS from the coding sequence ATGATCGCTCCCTTGGAAGTGGAAGCCATCCGTCGTGACTTTCCGGTTTTAGAACGCGACACCGACAGCGGTCATCGCTTAGTTTACTTTGACAATGCAGCCAGCACTCAGCGGCCCGTTGCGGTCATCGAAGCGATGAACGATTGCTATCGTCATTACTACAGCAACGTGCACCGCGGCATTCACACGCTTAGTGAAGAGTCGACGCGTGCCTATGAGGCAGCCCGGCAGATCACAGCCGATTTTCTAAATGCGGCTTCGACGCGAGAAGTTATTTTCGCCGCCGGAACGACCGCTGCGATCAACACGGTGGCTCGGTCTTGGGGTGATGCCAACATCGGCAAGGGCGACGTGATCCTGCTTTTGATCAGCGAGCATCATGCCAACATCGTTCCTTGGCACCAGCTCGCCGAGCGAACGGGTTGCGTGGTCAAGTTTGTCCCGATTGATGACGAATTCCTGATTCGTGACGAGGTCATTACCAAGCATCTTGCCGAACATCAGCCCAAGTTGTTTGCCTTCGGTGCAGCCAGTAACACCTTGGGTACGGAGTATCCTGTGCAGCGTTGGACCCAGATGGGGCATGACGCGGGAGCCACCGTGTTGGTCGACGCGGCGCAAGCGGCACCGCACTGGGCGATTGATGTGCAGGCTTGGGATGCTGATTTCGTTGTCTTCAGTGGGCACAAGGTTTGTGGGCCCACTGGCATCGGGGTGCTCTACGGAAAGGAAGCGTTGCTAGAAGCGGCTCCTCCTTTCTTGGGCGGTGGCGGGATGATTTCACGAGTGACGGTCGATGGCTTTACCACTCACGAATTGCCTGAAAAGTTTGAAGCCGGGACACCTCCGATCGTGGAAGCGGTCGGGTTGGGCGCGGCCCTGACCTACCTTCAAAATCTGGGCATGGATCGGATTCATCAGCATGAGCAACGGCTCGGCACACGATGTGATCAAGGTCTGCGTGAGATTGAGGGTGTTCGCGTGATTGGACCGCAACCGGAACACAAAGGTGGGATCAACAGTTTTGTGATCCAGGGCGTGCACTCACATGACGTGTCACAGTTCTTGGATGGACGCGGCGTGGCCGTGCGAGCCGGGCACCATTGCACGATGCCGCTGCATGATGCGTTAGGCGTCACGGCAACGGCCCGAGCAAGTTGCTATTTGTATAACACCGAAGACGAGGTCGATGTTTTCCTGCAAGCGGTGCGAGATGTGCGAGCAAAGTTTGCGCCGACTGGGCGTCGCCGCCGCCGACGCAGTGAAACTTCGGGTGACTCGCCAGCGGATTCGGCAAAGTTGACTTCATGA
- the xseA gene encoding exodeoxyribonuclease VII large subunit, which yields MSGEEKQFAFDFGGEEPDEQTTKPTASNAKKKTAKRVVRKHAATKSSAAVAPKPKPKAATAEDAISISEINARIKRAVETSLSSVWVAGEITDIARPRSGHLYFTLKDERSQLRGVMWRSVAERLPFDLDDGQSVLCFGDVEVYAARGTVQLVVRKCQPQGMGSLQLAFAQLQAKLEAEGLFAPERKRPLPRLPRRIAIVTSVTGAAIRDFLQATASRHAGVEIIVIPASVQGPGSVEQLVSGIVAAHQLDPLPDVLIVSRGGGSLEDLWSFNDERLVRALAASRIPTVSAVGHEIDVTLSDLVADVRALTPTDAASCVLPDREVLVDVLDALHEAMKRSLFRRVERSRERLQWIESRPIFKNPLELVLNQSRYVDELDQRARDVMWRQWRKRESQLKQSAATVAALSPLSVLARGYSVTQAEDGTVIRSAQQLQPGQTIVSRLDDGEVRSTVTSQ from the coding sequence ATGAGTGGTGAAGAGAAACAGTTTGCTTTTGACTTCGGTGGCGAGGAGCCAGACGAGCAAACCACCAAACCGACCGCTAGCAATGCGAAAAAGAAAACCGCGAAGCGAGTGGTGAGGAAACACGCTGCCACGAAAAGCTCCGCGGCGGTTGCACCGAAGCCGAAGCCCAAAGCGGCGACGGCGGAAGATGCCATTAGTATCAGCGAGATCAACGCACGGATTAAGCGGGCTGTTGAGACTTCGTTGTCGAGCGTTTGGGTAGCGGGTGAGATCACGGACATCGCTCGGCCTCGCAGTGGACATCTCTATTTCACATTGAAAGACGAGCGTTCTCAGTTACGCGGGGTGATGTGGCGAAGTGTGGCGGAGCGTTTGCCCTTCGACTTGGACGACGGTCAGAGCGTTCTGTGTTTTGGTGATGTCGAGGTCTATGCAGCACGCGGGACAGTGCAGCTGGTGGTGCGCAAGTGCCAGCCGCAGGGAATGGGATCGCTGCAGCTCGCATTCGCACAACTGCAAGCGAAACTTGAAGCGGAAGGTCTATTTGCACCTGAACGAAAGCGGCCGCTGCCTCGGCTGCCGCGGCGGATCGCGATCGTCACCAGTGTGACTGGTGCGGCCATTCGAGATTTTTTGCAAGCGACTGCGTCTCGACATGCCGGTGTGGAGATCATTGTGATTCCTGCCAGTGTGCAGGGGCCCGGCAGTGTCGAACAACTGGTCTCTGGAATCGTTGCGGCGCATCAGTTGGATCCATTGCCGGACGTTCTGATTGTCTCTCGTGGTGGTGGTTCTCTGGAAGATTTGTGGTCGTTCAATGACGAGCGGTTGGTGCGGGCGCTGGCGGCTTCGCGAATTCCGACCGTGTCGGCAGTGGGGCACGAGATTGACGTGACGCTGTCGGACTTGGTGGCGGATGTTCGCGCGTTGACGCCGACCGATGCGGCCAGTTGTGTGTTGCCCGACCGGGAGGTGCTTGTCGACGTACTGGACGCGTTGCATGAGGCGATGAAGCGTTCGCTGTTCCGGCGGGTGGAACGATCACGCGAGCGATTGCAGTGGATTGAGTCGCGGCCGATCTTTAAGAACCCCTTGGAATTGGTCTTGAACCAAAGTCGCTATGTCGACGAGCTTGATCAGCGGGCGCGGGATGTGATGTGGCGACAATGGCGTAAGCGTGAAAGTCAATTGAAACAATCTGCAGCCACCGTAGCGGCGTTATCGCCGTTGAGTGTTTTGGCTCGCGGGTACAGTGTCACGCAAGCGGAAGACGGAACCGTGATTCGCAGTGCCCAACAATTGCAGCCCGGTCAAACGATCGTCAGCCGTCTCGATGACGGTGAAGTGCGATCCACGGTCACGTCGCAATAG
- a CDS encoding DMT family transporter, protein MTVPERSSTSWSQSWSQRIVDGATHPGIKTGVVCGLISAVFYTFANIALRHSVAVDSFFVAAIKSAPAIFFLTPYLLVIKLSGRPIAVSRHLVPRFILVSVLGQIGGNGVFQMALGEIGLAATVPITLGALLIASAFVGRWMLGESVQRRTMVAITILIGAVVLLSQSGEPATVEGGGAWRPFLGAAYAMFSGVCFAVFSSMMRLSMQQGLQSATAMWINSAVGVVCLLMVTFYRTDMSELAALPVGLWYSMMLAGFFNLVAFIAIATAMRVLPIVAVHLLNASQVAMAATAGVVLFSEPLTHSLIAGILMTMGGLLVLASRRPAKTT, encoded by the coding sequence GTGACTGTGCCTGAACGCAGTTCGACATCTTGGTCACAATCTTGGTCGCAGCGAATCGTGGACGGTGCGACTCATCCCGGTATCAAAACGGGGGTGGTATGTGGCTTGATTTCGGCGGTGTTTTACACGTTTGCCAATATCGCCCTGCGGCACTCAGTTGCCGTAGATTCATTCTTCGTGGCGGCAATTAAGTCCGCGCCGGCGATCTTTTTTTTGACGCCGTATTTGTTGGTCATCAAGTTAAGCGGTCGTCCGATTGCAGTGAGCCGGCATCTGGTTCCTCGGTTCATCTTGGTCAGCGTGCTGGGGCAAATCGGTGGCAATGGCGTCTTTCAAATGGCGTTGGGTGAGATTGGCTTGGCGGCGACTGTGCCGATCACGCTGGGCGCCTTGCTGATTGCCAGTGCTTTTGTTGGGCGTTGGATGCTTGGTGAATCTGTCCAGCGCCGGACCATGGTCGCGATCACCATTCTGATTGGTGCCGTGGTGTTGCTATCGCAGTCTGGTGAGCCCGCTACGGTAGAAGGTGGCGGGGCGTGGCGTCCGTTTTTGGGGGCCGCTTATGCGATGTTCTCGGGCGTGTGTTTTGCTGTTTTCAGTTCCATGATGCGTTTGAGTATGCAGCAAGGCTTGCAAAGTGCTACGGCGATGTGGATCAACAGCGCGGTGGGGGTGGTGTGCTTGTTGATGGTCACGTTTTACCGAACGGACATGAGCGAGCTAGCGGCTTTACCGGTGGGTTTGTGGTATTCGATGATGCTGGCCGGCTTTTTTAATTTGGTCGCGTTCATTGCGATTGCCACCGCGATGCGAGTGCTGCCCATTGTGGCGGTGCACTTGCTAAACGCCTCGCAGGTCGCGATGGCGGCGACCGCGGGGGTGGTGCTTTTTTCAGAACCACTGACCCATTCGTTGATCGCGGGAATCTTAATGACGATGGGGGGATTGCTGGTGTTGGCAAGCCGACGTCCAGCGAAGACGACTTGA
- a CDS encoding ADP-ribosylation factor-directed GTPase activating protein isoform b → MNRRSPHAFRSNRERLAAWLMLGCVSGGLGLMGGVAALPSPAVADGLEWSTPSLNSSPSMRWDGTTSEEPESDANLKIPSRLPTETVHSVLGIRQGHAPGNVNRRMGTSIELLPPEIAVAPAPAPPAPSKDVALEMTPRVSAPARLVTRDDAQISGFRKSWQPAVPVITQVAPEMVLRAATPNAQVPAQGPVAAGNQLAGVKPNEVQLGMPGVSPPNLDSGLAAQPAGQRQYFPSFVAPKQTPQEAPQPLRDPEPVSTPAAKSVLNSNAVGSGVKMLAPANSAANRSASSQPNRPVTQKSPAATMLSPVAEMPSLEDLEKELEFQPPTIEEPTKDIAHSHTEGDNEGDSLAHKESSPQPETAHVDLPSDLGMEKLLEQAAPVALSESGESDLEAAETSTRETRQLEVRSSRKINEDLEELPSLSKMQIKPLVIADSKEVSELKSAESEIELKDVRKEPGVTDAVMSPSKKTIADDIEPLPIGRLSQLDATGRIKTYSGAEALENPGQSVLRIRQPILRTLQKFHAQTEHADSRSNWGMMHQIMVFGADTRIIARGRNYSAIAWVAGNNVCRGSRLMTSANGKVKIREGTGLQGHQAQFLSVMSLAGVPSNYPLYVGNQRFSIKDLVEVEAAACEEDKELTFTLIGLAHYLDTDTTWAGVGGEAWDFDRLIAAELSKPIVGEACGGTHRLMGFAHALRKRRLEGQPITGQWQRAEDFLDEFVKYTYSLQNRDGSMSTDWYESPQDNGDLKRKVQTTGHMVEFLLTHLPDADLADPRLTRSMAFLTNAMNRIKIDDSAVGYRGHALRSLAMYYRRMYGIAADYPAPSIASHQTQQPRRRVRRSR, encoded by the coding sequence ATGAATCGTCGCAGTCCCCATGCCTTTCGCTCCAACCGTGAACGCCTGGCAGCCTGGCTGATGTTGGGATGCGTTTCCGGTGGGCTTGGCCTGATGGGTGGTGTAGCCGCCCTGCCGAGTCCTGCGGTTGCGGACGGTTTGGAGTGGTCGACGCCCAGCCTGAATTCTAGCCCTTCGATGCGCTGGGATGGCACCACTTCGGAAGAGCCGGAGTCGGACGCGAATCTTAAGATCCCTTCGCGGCTTCCGACGGAGACCGTGCATTCGGTGCTGGGGATCCGACAAGGTCACGCGCCGGGCAATGTCAACCGAAGGATGGGCACCTCGATCGAGCTGTTGCCACCGGAAATCGCCGTCGCACCCGCGCCCGCTCCGCCGGCACCCAGCAAAGACGTTGCCCTGGAGATGACACCTCGCGTTTCGGCACCCGCTCGGTTGGTGACTCGTGACGACGCCCAGATTTCTGGCTTCCGTAAAAGCTGGCAACCCGCCGTGCCCGTGATCACCCAGGTGGCTCCTGAAATGGTGTTGCGAGCGGCGACGCCGAACGCCCAGGTTCCTGCGCAGGGTCCGGTCGCCGCTGGCAACCAACTGGCTGGCGTGAAACCCAATGAAGTTCAACTGGGAATGCCAGGCGTTTCGCCACCGAATTTGGATTCCGGTCTGGCCGCGCAGCCGGCTGGCCAGCGGCAGTATTTCCCTTCGTTTGTAGCTCCCAAACAAACTCCGCAAGAAGCACCACAACCGCTGCGTGATCCTGAACCGGTGAGCACGCCCGCAGCTAAAAGCGTGTTGAATTCGAACGCGGTGGGCAGCGGCGTGAAGATGCTCGCACCAGCCAATTCAGCGGCGAATCGGTCGGCTAGCTCTCAGCCAAATCGTCCAGTAACACAAAAATCGCCTGCCGCAACGATGTTGTCGCCGGTCGCTGAAATGCCCTCGCTTGAGGATCTGGAAAAGGAATTGGAGTTCCAGCCACCCACGATCGAAGAGCCAACGAAAGACATCGCTCACTCTCATACGGAAGGCGACAACGAGGGAGATTCCTTGGCACACAAGGAATCCAGCCCCCAGCCTGAGACGGCTCACGTGGACCTGCCTTCGGACCTCGGTATGGAAAAATTGCTGGAGCAAGCCGCTCCGGTCGCCTTGAGTGAATCAGGCGAAAGCGACCTGGAGGCTGCTGAGACCTCAACGCGGGAAACTCGCCAGCTAGAGGTTCGATCTTCACGCAAAATCAATGAAGATTTGGAAGAGCTTCCCAGCCTTTCGAAGATGCAGATCAAGCCACTGGTGATTGCCGATTCGAAAGAGGTTTCAGAGCTAAAATCAGCCGAGTCTGAAATTGAGCTGAAGGACGTTCGCAAGGAACCCGGTGTCACCGACGCGGTGATGTCGCCTAGCAAAAAGACCATCGCCGATGATATCGAGCCTCTGCCCATTGGTAGGCTTTCGCAATTGGACGCGACTGGACGCATCAAGACCTATTCGGGGGCCGAAGCTCTTGAGAATCCAGGGCAATCGGTGTTGCGTATTCGGCAACCGATTTTGAGAACACTGCAGAAGTTTCACGCCCAAACCGAGCATGCCGATTCACGCAGCAATTGGGGCATGATGCACCAGATCATGGTGTTTGGTGCCGACACTCGGATTATTGCACGTGGTCGTAACTACAGTGCAATCGCATGGGTAGCGGGCAACAACGTGTGTCGCGGAAGTCGGCTGATGACATCTGCTAACGGCAAGGTGAAGATTCGCGAAGGCACCGGTTTGCAGGGCCACCAGGCTCAGTTCTTGTCCGTGATGTCATTGGCTGGCGTTCCATCGAACTACCCGCTGTACGTTGGAAACCAACGTTTCAGCATCAAGGATCTGGTCGAGGTCGAAGCCGCCGCCTGTGAAGAAGACAAAGAGTTGACCTTCACGCTGATCGGACTGGCTCACTACCTCGACACGGACACCACTTGGGCGGGCGTGGGCGGTGAAGCCTGGGACTTTGATCGGCTGATTGCTGCGGAACTGTCTAAGCCAATCGTTGGCGAAGCTTGTGGCGGTACGCACCGTTTGATGGGATTTGCCCATGCACTTCGCAAGCGACGTTTGGAGGGGCAGCCGATCACCGGTCAGTGGCAACGGGCCGAAGACTTCTTGGACGAGTTCGTGAAGTACACGTATTCGTTGCAGAATCGCGATGGATCGATGAGCACGGACTGGTACGAGTCGCCTCAAGACAATGGTGACCTGAAGCGGAAGGTGCAAACAACCGGGCACATGGTCGAGTTTTTGTTGACCCACCTGCCCGATGCCGATCTTGCCGATCCCCGTTTAACGCGTTCAATGGCGTTCCTAACCAATGCGATGAATCGGATTAAGATTGATGACTCAGCGGTCGGCTATCGCGGTCACGCCTTGCGATCCTTGGCGATGTACTATCGCCGGATGTACGGAATCGCAGCCGATTATCCTGCACCGAGCATTGCCAGTCACCAGACGCAACAACCGCGACGACGCGTTCGCCGCAGTCGTTAG